A portion of the Diprion similis isolate iyDipSimi1 chromosome 4, iyDipSimi1.1, whole genome shotgun sequence genome contains these proteins:
- the LOC124405291 gene encoding eukaryotic translation initiation factor 2-alpha kinase 1-like encodes MDYSVSPENNPWADLSTVTTFDRGNDTWTTCRMDDCKEVQAGGQVVGRVSPSTSLLIEALIQQLCTLFEQDTVRRNKLYYAICDKLHEMKLIDGSYNMEELELVRSQYQRALFHLVTVARASTGSESALQVPSSLMAEWSRYRHEFEEIGFISKGGFGNVFKARHRLDGTEYAIKKVVVPSCRVQNIMRYLEEVKTLATLHHPNIVPYKGAWIEQTLLAPFVQNASPERSDKYGLHISEKLSCSRSRKNRKNSHTNFGSHSEVKINLSKSRKTDGKISTGLRIPSLSNSTTNNMDCRILDSEVDINISEKSYSSVVSFRGDYESNKSCPKESSKNLTMDSNSNDEEASEDSESFEESVSEHQICQYNSKMNQNLYTLYIQMALCERTLREWLDDRVEPVSQPLVTVILTQILSGLDYIHSRGVVHHDIKPSNIFISTTDHLTVQLGDFGLACALQKKNHHSVFGTHMYAAPEQLRGKCNPKSDIFSLGIVLLELIMLMKTRMERSKIIGALHSGQIPDTVKINHPKWAFILSQLVQRDPNARPTTKQLLQELSEDKDLMIAKLRNDNNEKSIIIQKQQSKLEQQEAEIARLKKLLENS; translated from the exons ATGGATTATAGCGTATCACCCGAAAACAATCCTTGGGCTGATCTGTCGACTGTTACCACATTCGATAGAG GAAACGACACATGGACAACTTGTCGAATGGATGATTGCAAGGAAGTACAAGCTGGTGGTCAAGTTGTTGGTAGGGTTTCTCCATCTACCAGCCTACTCATCGAAGCGCTTATACAACAACTGTGCACACTCTTTGAGCAGGATACTGTACGCAGGAATAAATTATACTATG CCATTTGTGATAAATTACACGAAATGAAGTTGATTGATGGTTCATATAACATGGAAGAGCTGGAGTTAGTCAGAAGTCAATATCAGCGAGCACTATTCCATTTAGTTACTGTTGCAAGAGCTTCGACAGGTTCTGAAAGTGCCTTACAAGTAccaag CTCTTTAATGGCCGAATGGTCCCGCTACAGACACGAGTTTGAGGAAATTGGTTTTATATCTAAAGGTGGTTTTGGAAATGTGTTTAAAGCTCGACATCGACTAGATGGAACTGAATATGCTATAAAAAAGGTAGTAGTGCCATCTTGCAGAGTGCAAAACATCATGCGGTATCTTGAAGAAGTGAAAACATTGGCTACCCTACATCACCCTAATATTGTGCCGTACAAAGGTGCTTGGATCGAGCAAACACTTCTAGCTCCATTTGTTCAGAACGCATCACCCGAACGTTCTGATAAATACGGCTTACATATATCTGAGAAACTGTCCTGCAGCCGAAGTcgcaaaaatcgtaaaaacagCCATACAAACTTTGGTTCCCATTCtgaggtgaaaataaatttatctaaaAGCAGGAAGACTGATGGAAAAATTAGCACAGGTCTGCGCATCCCCAGTTTATCAAATTCTACAACAAATAATATGGATTGCAGAATATTGGACAGTGAAGTCGATATTAATATATCAGAGAAATCGTACTCCAGTGTTGTGTCATTCAGAGGTGATTATGAAAGTAATAAAAGCTGTCCAAAAGAAAGTAGCAAGAACCTCACAATGGACAGTAATTCAAATGATGAAGAGGCGAGTGAAGATAGCGAATCCTTTGAAGAATCAGTTTCTGAACATCAAATATGCCAGTACAATTCGAAGATG AACCAGAACctttatacattgtatatacaAATGGCACTCTGCGAGCGCACGTTACGGGAGTGGTTAGATGATAGAGTGGAACCTGTCTCTCAGCCCCTTGTCACTGTGATTTTAACACAAATTTTGTCTGGATTGGATTATATTCATTCTCGTGGAGTAGTACACCATGACATAAAG CCAAGCAACATTTTCATATCAACAACTGATCATCTTACGGTTCAATTAGGAGATTTTGGATTGGCCTGTgcgttgcagaaaaaaaatcatcattctGTATTTGGTACACACATGTATGCTGCACCAGAACAATTACGTGGCAAATGCAATCCCAAG agtGACATTTTTAGTTTGGGAATCGTCCTTCTAGAACTTATTATGTTGATGAAAACTCGAATGGAACGCAGCAAGATTATTGGAGCATTGCATTCAGGCCAAATCCCAGACACAGTGAAGATTAATCATCCTAAATGG GCCTTCATACTTAGCCAATTGGTTCAGAGGGATCCAAATGCACGGCCAACAACGAAACAACTTCTGCAAGAACTCAGTGAAGATAAAGATTTAATGATAGCTAAATTAAGAAACgacaacaatgaaaaaagtattataaTTCAGAAGCAGCAAAGCAAATTAGAACAGCAAGAAGCTGAAATAGCAAGACTGAAGAAATTACTCGAGAATAGTTAG
- the LOC124406025 gene encoding 39S ribosomal protein L15, mitochondrial, protein MSGKQGRELALSMLRVLPRVTLANIRDNPGSRQTKKRGRAQHGGDYHGAGNKGSGQRQNYMRPGYETGNNPFYLRFGLEPYYKGHHLRRQYPPLSLSKLQQFIDTNRIDASKPIDLAALLNTGLYHISPPMKHAGVHLTDEGADEFQGKVNIEVQWASEPVIAAIERNGGVITTTYYDQQSLHAVLNPRKFFEKGEAIPRRMLPPMDCLEYYSSAASRGYLADPEKISHERLVLAQKYGYNLPKIEEDPQYEMLSERKDPRQIFYGLEPGWVVVLKDKAILKPKADYLKEFYQN, encoded by the exons ATGAGCGGCAAACAAGGACGTGAGTTAGCTCTGTCAATGCTCCGAGTACTGCCCCGTGTAACTTTGGCGAATATTCGAGATAATCCTGGCTCAAGACAAACT aaaaaaagaggcAGAGCTCAGCACGGAGGTGATTACCATGGAGCAGGAAATAAGGGATCAGGTCAAAGGCAAAACTACATGCGTCCTGGTTACGAAACTGGAAATAATCCATTTTACTTGAGATTTGGTCTCGAGCCATATTATAAAGGGCATCA ccTGAGGAGACAGTACCCACCTTTGTCTTTATCGAAACTTCAACAATTCATAGATACAAACAGAATAGATGCTTCGAAACCTATAGATCTCGCAGCTCTACTGAATACTGGACTTTATCATATATCGCCACCCATGAAACATGCAGGAGTTCACCTCACTGATGAg GGAGCTGACGAGTTTCAAGGAAAAGTTAATATAGAAGTTCAATGGGCATCAGAGCCTGTAATTGCTGCAATTGAACGAAATGGCGGAGTAATTACGACAACCTACTACGATCAACAGAGTTTGCATGCTGTATTGAATCCCAGAAAGTTTTTCGAGAAAG GTGAAGCTATTCCAAGAAGAATGTTGCCCCCCATGGATTGCTTGGAGTATTATTCAAGCGCAGCATCTCGTGGATATTTAGCAGACCcagaaaaaatatctcacgAGCGCTTGGTGCTAGCGCAAAAGTACGGCTATAATCTTCCGAAAATTGAGGAAGATCCTCAATATGAAATGCTGTCTGAACGTAAAGACCCTCGTCAAATATTCTATGGACTCGAGCCAGGCTGGGTCGTCGTCCTCAAGGACAAGGCAATATTGAAACCAAAAGCCgattatttgaaagaattttaccaaaattaa
- the LOC124406024 gene encoding WW domain-containing oxidoreductase isoform X1, translating to MVGVMSDSDSEDELPPGWEERATLDGNVYYVNHYTKGTQWMHPRTGRKKVVEGELPPGWEKCISENGKVLFVDHVNRTTTYTDPRLAFATEYREMSQPIRQRFDASSTALSVLHGRDLKGKVAVITGANCGIGFETAKSLALHGCKVILACRNPDRGQEAVNKIIKAKENVECELLHLDLNNLENVTEAASKLKLEYTKIDILILNAGVFGMPHLITVNGYESTFQTNHLAQFYFTMLLEPLIHNTDNARIVVLSSESHRFSFIKSPDDIHPSVLSPPASSYWAMGAYNNSKLCNVLFAVELAKRWPLVAVFCLHPGNMVSTDISRHWWPWRLLFALARPFTKSLQQAASTSVFCATAPELEGATGIYFNNCYRCDPSAAAQDSALAEKLWSLSEEMLLNVLGKEKLGYRLADNEKYNLTA from the exons ATGGTGGGTGTTATGTCGGATTCGGATAGCGAAGACGAGTTACCACCGGGTTGGGAGGAACGAGCTACGTTAGATGGCAACGTTTACTACGTAAA TCACTATACCAAGGGAACCCAATGGATGCATCCTCGTACTGGACGTAAAAAAGTTGTAGAAGGAG AACTACCACCTGGTtgggaaaaatgtatttctgaAAACGGTAAAGTTCTATTTGTTGATCACGTCAATCGCACAACTACATACACAGATCCACGCTTAGCCTTTGCCACGGAGTACAGAGAGATGTCACAGCCAATTCGACAGAGGTTTGATGCCAGTAGCACAGCACTGTCTGTACTACATGGCAGAGATCTTAAAGGCAAAGTGGCAGTGATTACTGGCGCTAATTGTGGCATAG GTTTTGAAACTGCCAAGTCCTTGGCTTTACATGGCTGCAAAGTAATCCTAGCCTGCCGAAACCCGGATAGAGGCCAAGAAGctgtaaacaaaataataaaggCAAAGGAAAATGTTGAGTGTGAATTACTACACTTGGATCTAAATAATCTAGAAAATGTTACCGAAGCTGCCTCCAAACTCAAGCTTGAATACAC AAAGATTGATATACTCATATTGAATGCTGGAGTCTTTGGAATGCCACACTTAATAACTGTAAATGGTTATGAATCAACGTTTCAAACAAATCATCTggcacaattttatttcacaatgTTACTGGAGCCCCTCATACACAATACGGATAATGCTAGAATTGTTGTTTTATCAAGTGAATCGCacag ATTCTCTTTTATAAAATCTCCAGATGATATTCATCCCTCAGTCTTGTCACCACCAGCAAGTAGCTATTGGGCAATGGGGGCGTACAATAACTCAAAGCTCTGTAACGTTTTATTCGCTGTAGAATTAGCCAAACGGTGGCCGTTAGTTGCTGTGTTTTGTTTACACCCTGGAAATATGGTGTCTACAGATATATCTAGACACTGGTGGCCTTGGAGATTATTGTTCGCTTTGGCACGCCCATTCACAAAATCATTG CAACAAGCCGCTAGCACGTCTGTATTTTGTGCAACTGCACCAGAACTTGAAGGAGCAACaggtatttatttcaacaattgctATCGGTGTGAtccttctgctgctgctcaaGATTCAGCATTAGCTGAAAAACTATGGAGCCTCAGTGAAGAGATGTTACTCAACGTTCTTGGTAAAGAGAAGCTGGGTTATCGCCTGgcagataatgaaaaatacaatttgaCTGCCTGA
- the LOC124406024 gene encoding WW domain-containing oxidoreductase isoform X2, giving the protein MHPRTGRKKVVEGELPPGWEKCISENGKVLFVDHVNRTTTYTDPRLAFATEYREMSQPIRQRFDASSTALSVLHGRDLKGKVAVITGANCGIGFETAKSLALHGCKVILACRNPDRGQEAVNKIIKAKENVECELLHLDLNNLENVTEAASKLKLEYTKIDILILNAGVFGMPHLITVNGYESTFQTNHLAQFYFTMLLEPLIHNTDNARIVVLSSESHRFSFIKSPDDIHPSVLSPPASSYWAMGAYNNSKLCNVLFAVELAKRWPLVAVFCLHPGNMVSTDISRHWWPWRLLFALARPFTKSLQQAASTSVFCATAPELEGATGIYFNNCYRCDPSAAAQDSALAEKLWSLSEEMLLNVLGKEKLGYRLADNEKYNLTA; this is encoded by the exons ATGCATCCTCGTACTGGACGTAAAAAAGTTGTAGAAGGAG AACTACCACCTGGTtgggaaaaatgtatttctgaAAACGGTAAAGTTCTATTTGTTGATCACGTCAATCGCACAACTACATACACAGATCCACGCTTAGCCTTTGCCACGGAGTACAGAGAGATGTCACAGCCAATTCGACAGAGGTTTGATGCCAGTAGCACAGCACTGTCTGTACTACATGGCAGAGATCTTAAAGGCAAAGTGGCAGTGATTACTGGCGCTAATTGTGGCATAG GTTTTGAAACTGCCAAGTCCTTGGCTTTACATGGCTGCAAAGTAATCCTAGCCTGCCGAAACCCGGATAGAGGCCAAGAAGctgtaaacaaaataataaaggCAAAGGAAAATGTTGAGTGTGAATTACTACACTTGGATCTAAATAATCTAGAAAATGTTACCGAAGCTGCCTCCAAACTCAAGCTTGAATACAC AAAGATTGATATACTCATATTGAATGCTGGAGTCTTTGGAATGCCACACTTAATAACTGTAAATGGTTATGAATCAACGTTTCAAACAAATCATCTggcacaattttatttcacaatgTTACTGGAGCCCCTCATACACAATACGGATAATGCTAGAATTGTTGTTTTATCAAGTGAATCGCacag ATTCTCTTTTATAAAATCTCCAGATGATATTCATCCCTCAGTCTTGTCACCACCAGCAAGTAGCTATTGGGCAATGGGGGCGTACAATAACTCAAAGCTCTGTAACGTTTTATTCGCTGTAGAATTAGCCAAACGGTGGCCGTTAGTTGCTGTGTTTTGTTTACACCCTGGAAATATGGTGTCTACAGATATATCTAGACACTGGTGGCCTTGGAGATTATTGTTCGCTTTGGCACGCCCATTCACAAAATCATTG CAACAAGCCGCTAGCACGTCTGTATTTTGTGCAACTGCACCAGAACTTGAAGGAGCAACaggtatttatttcaacaattgctATCGGTGTGAtccttctgctgctgctcaaGATTCAGCATTAGCTGAAAAACTATGGAGCCTCAGTGAAGAGATGTTACTCAACGTTCTTGGTAAAGAGAAGCTGGGTTATCGCCTGgcagataatgaaaaatacaatttgaCTGCCTGA
- the LOC124406023 gene encoding cytoplasmic dynein 1 light intermediate chain 2 isoform X1: MMAATVVEMMSQTQSNGFQSKKKEEADNKDNLWSSILAEVQNSGNNKLPSYKNVLVLGDNESGKTTLIAKLQGVEDPKKGSGLEFAYIDVRDDYRDDQTRLSVWVLDGDPGHTNLLRFALSAERFPHTLVMLVAAMTSPWAILEQLQSWAAILGDHVDKLSLDNDTRQRCRQLNVKKWQEYTEPGDELDPGSPLRRTSRNLDEEAVDGLPLPEGVLTTNLGLDVVVVITKTDYMTTLEKEHDYKDEHFDFMQQWVRRFCLQYGAGLFYTSAKEDKNCDLLYKYLTHRIYSLPFRTPALVVEKDAVLIPAGWDNMKKISILHENLQTMKPDSYYRDIIAQPQVNRKAVAREVEVQAEEEQAFLAKQQAALTGFKDPTRSPTTRNQASSETIIQVASPNKKLDPKSAGNTPGGEGVLANFFNSLLHKKSGASPGSPGTPGAVVSSPVKTDITSPDAGPVDKAAMRNDAAAELDRLTRMKKIPPPDLNSSSEC; encoded by the exons ATGATGGCAGCGACGGTCGTTGAAATGATGTCGCAGACGCAGAGCAATGGGTTTCagtcaaaaaagaaagaagaggcGGATAATAAAGACAACTTATG GTCCTCTATTTTAGCCGAAGTTCAAAATAGTGGGAACAACAAGCTGCCTTCGTACAAAAATGTTCTGGTACTAG GTGATAATGAGAGTGGTAAGACAACACTCATAGCTAAACTTCAGGGTGTAGAGGACCCGAAAAAAGGTTCTGGTCTCGAGTTTGCTTATATTGATGTTCGGGACGACTACAGAGATG ATCAGACAAGGCTGTCGGTTTGGGTACTTGACGGAGATCCTGGTCATACAAATCTTTTGAGATTTGCATTAAGTGCAGAAAGATTTCCACATACCTTAGTGATGTTAGTAGCGGCAATGACCAGTCCATGGGCTATCTTAGAACAACTACAGTCCTGGGCAGCAATACTCGGTGATCACGTTGATAAATTGTCTCTTGATAATGACACGAGGCAGCGTTGTCGGCAGCTTA ATGTCAAAAAGTGGCAAGAGTATACGGAACCTGGCGACGAATTAGATCCGGGAAGTCCATTGAGACGCACTAGCCGCAATTTAGATGAAGAAGCTGTTGATGGTTTACCTTTGCCTGAAGGAGTACTTACTACTAATTTGGGTCtagatgttgttgttgtcatcACGAAAACGGATTATATGACAACACTCGAAAAAGAACACGATTACAA GGACGAACATTTCGACTTTATGCAGCAATGGGTGAGACGGTTCTGCCTGCAGTATGGCGCAGGACTGTTTTATACTTCCGCTAAAGAAGACAAAAACTGTGATTTGCTTTATAAATATCTAACGCatagaatttattcattaccTTTTCGAACGCCAGCCTTGGTAGTTGAGAAGGATGCTGTACTTAT TCCTGCTGGATGGGATAACATGAAGAAAATAAGTATTCTCCATGAGAACTTGCAAACAATGAAGCCGGACAGTTATTATCGTGACATTATAGCTCAACCACAAGTTAATCGTAAG GCTGTGGCACGGGAAGTCGAAGTTCAAGCGGAAGAAGAACAAGCTTTCCTTGCTAAACAGCAAGCGGCATTGACGGGTTTCAAAGACCCGACACGATCGCCAACGACCCGTAACCAGGCAAGCAGTGAAACCATCATACAG GTGGCATCACCTAACAAAAAATTGGATCCAAAAAGTGCAGGAAACACGCCGGGAGGAGAAGGTGTATTAGCAAACTTCTTCAATTCACTACTCCACAAGAAATCTGGAGCATCCCCTGGTTCTCCAGGAACTCCAGGCGCTGTCGTATCCAGTCCAGTTAAAACTG ATATAACGAGTCCAGATGCAGGGCCGGTCGACAAAGCGGCTATGCGCAATGATGCAGCAGCCGAGTTAGATCGGCTAACGcgcatgaaaaaaataccgCCACCTGATTTAAACTCTTCATCCGAGTGCTAG
- the LOC124406023 gene encoding cytoplasmic dynein 1 light intermediate chain 2 isoform X2 codes for MMAATVVEMMSQTQSNGFQSKKKEEADNKDNLWSSILAEVQNSGNNKLPSYKNVLVLGDNESGKTTLIAKLQGVEDPKKGSGLEFAYIDVRDDYRDDQTRLSVWVLDGDPGHTNLLRFALSAERFPHTLVMLVAAMTSPWAILEQLQSWAAILGDHVDKLSLDNDTRQRCRQLNVKKWQEYTEPGDELDPGSPLRRTSRNLDEEAVDGLPLPEGVLTTNLGLDVVVVITKTDYMTTLEKEHDYKDEHFDFMQQWVRRFCLQYGAGLFYTSAKEDKNCDLLYKYLTHRIYSLPFRTPALVVEKDAVLIPAGWDNMKKISILHENLQTMKPDSYYRDIIAQPQVNRKAVAREVEVQAEEEQAFLAKQQAALTGFKDPTRSPTTRNQVASPNKKLDPKSAGNTPGGEGVLANFFNSLLHKKSGASPGSPGTPGAVVSSPVKTDITSPDAGPVDKAAMRNDAAAELDRLTRMKKIPPPDLNSSSEC; via the exons ATGATGGCAGCGACGGTCGTTGAAATGATGTCGCAGACGCAGAGCAATGGGTTTCagtcaaaaaagaaagaagaggcGGATAATAAAGACAACTTATG GTCCTCTATTTTAGCCGAAGTTCAAAATAGTGGGAACAACAAGCTGCCTTCGTACAAAAATGTTCTGGTACTAG GTGATAATGAGAGTGGTAAGACAACACTCATAGCTAAACTTCAGGGTGTAGAGGACCCGAAAAAAGGTTCTGGTCTCGAGTTTGCTTATATTGATGTTCGGGACGACTACAGAGATG ATCAGACAAGGCTGTCGGTTTGGGTACTTGACGGAGATCCTGGTCATACAAATCTTTTGAGATTTGCATTAAGTGCAGAAAGATTTCCACATACCTTAGTGATGTTAGTAGCGGCAATGACCAGTCCATGGGCTATCTTAGAACAACTACAGTCCTGGGCAGCAATACTCGGTGATCACGTTGATAAATTGTCTCTTGATAATGACACGAGGCAGCGTTGTCGGCAGCTTA ATGTCAAAAAGTGGCAAGAGTATACGGAACCTGGCGACGAATTAGATCCGGGAAGTCCATTGAGACGCACTAGCCGCAATTTAGATGAAGAAGCTGTTGATGGTTTACCTTTGCCTGAAGGAGTACTTACTACTAATTTGGGTCtagatgttgttgttgtcatcACGAAAACGGATTATATGACAACACTCGAAAAAGAACACGATTACAA GGACGAACATTTCGACTTTATGCAGCAATGGGTGAGACGGTTCTGCCTGCAGTATGGCGCAGGACTGTTTTATACTTCCGCTAAAGAAGACAAAAACTGTGATTTGCTTTATAAATATCTAACGCatagaatttattcattaccTTTTCGAACGCCAGCCTTGGTAGTTGAGAAGGATGCTGTACTTAT TCCTGCTGGATGGGATAACATGAAGAAAATAAGTATTCTCCATGAGAACTTGCAAACAATGAAGCCGGACAGTTATTATCGTGACATTATAGCTCAACCACAAGTTAATCGTAAG GCTGTGGCACGGGAAGTCGAAGTTCAAGCGGAAGAAGAACAAGCTTTCCTTGCTAAACAGCAAGCGGCATTGACGGGTTTCAAAGACCCGACACGATCGCCAACGACCCGTAACCAG GTGGCATCACCTAACAAAAAATTGGATCCAAAAAGTGCAGGAAACACGCCGGGAGGAGAAGGTGTATTAGCAAACTTCTTCAATTCACTACTCCACAAGAAATCTGGAGCATCCCCTGGTTCTCCAGGAACTCCAGGCGCTGTCGTATCCAGTCCAGTTAAAACTG ATATAACGAGTCCAGATGCAGGGCCGGTCGACAAAGCGGCTATGCGCAATGATGCAGCAGCCGAGTTAGATCGGCTAACGcgcatgaaaaaaataccgCCACCTGATTTAAACTCTTCATCCGAGTGCTAG